GCGCAGCCGCTCCAGCGGCAGCGGCCCGTGAGCGGCGACGAGCACGACGTTGCCCTGGCGCCGCGCGCGCAGGACCGGGCCGCCGCCCAAGGCGGCGACCGTCGCGAAGACCTCCAACAACCCGGCGCCGATCGAGCGGACGTCGTCCATCGGCGGCGCGTCGACCACGTTGATCGCCAGCGCGCCGCCCGGCGCGACCACGCGCGCGGCGTCACGCAGCGCGTCGAGCGTCGCGAGGTGGCGCGGCACGCGCGCGCCGACGAACGCGTCGATCAGCAGCGCGTCGACCGACGCGTCCTCGCGGCGCGCCAGCCACTCCCGGCCGTCGGCGACCTTGACCTTCAGCCCCGGCAGCTTGCGCAGCCCGAGGTGCTCGCGGGCCAGCTCGACGACCTCGGCGTCGACCTCGACGACGTGCTGGCGGCGCAGCCCGGTCCGGTCGGTCGCCGCCAGCGACCGCGCCAGCGCCGCGCCGGCGCCGCCGACGTGGACGATCCGCCGCGCGCGCAGCGCCTCGACGACGTCGCGCATCCGGCGCAGGTAGTCGAACTCCAGGTGGCGCGGGTCGGCGAGGTCGACGTAGGACGCGTCCATGTCGCCCTGGCGCAGCAGCCGGCCCGACGGGCGGTCGGCGTCGCGCTGCACGAGCAGGTCGCCGGCCTGCGCGAGGATCTCGGGTCCGGAGCGGCGGCGGGCCATGACGCGGGCAAGCGTACGGCGCGCCGCCATGACTCTGCCTTCCGGGCACATGACAACCGGGCAGACGGGGAATCCCTGCGAGCGTCATGGCTGCGACCACCACCCCGATCGTCCCCGCGCCGGCGCCCTCCTCCGCCGAGGCCGCGCCCATCCGCGCCCTGCTCGACGGCGAGCACGCCGAGATCCGCGACCTCGCCCGCGCGTGGCTCGACCTCGCGAGCAGCGCGCCGCGCGACTTCACCGATCGCGACGAGCACCGCAAGCAGGTGCTCGACTGGGCCCACGAGCTGGCCGACGCCGGCCAGACCGCGCGCGGCTTCCCGGAGGAGTTCGGCGGCGCCGGCCAGGTCGGCGGGGCCGTCGCGGGCTTCGAGACGCTGGCCTTCGGCGACCTCAGCCTGCTCGTCAAGTGCGGCGTGCAGTTCGGCCTCTTCGGCGGCGCGGTCCTGCACCTCGGGACGCGCAAGCACCACGAGCAGTACCTGAAGGACATCACCTCGCTGAGGCTCCCCGGCTGCTTCGCGATGACCGAGTCCGGCCACGGCTCCAACGTCCAGGCGCTCGGGACGACCGCGACCTACGACGAGCAGGCCGGCGAGTTCATCATCAACACGCCCGACCTGGCCGCGCGCAAGGACTACATCGGCAACGCCGCGCGCGACGGCCGGATGGCCGCGGTCTTCGCCCAGCTGATCGTCGGCGGCGAGGAGCGCGGGGTGCACGCGTTGTTGGTGCCCTTGCGCGACGAGGACGGGACGGTGCTCCCGCGGATCCGGATCGAGGACTGCGGCGGCAAGCTCGGCCTCGACGGCGTCGACAACGGCCGGATCTGGTTCGACCAGGTGCGCGTGCCGCGCGACGCGCTGCTGGACCGCTACGCGTCGGTCTCGCAGGACGGCGTGTACACGTCGCCGATCGAGTCCTCCACCAAGCGGTTCTTCACCATGTTGGGCACGCTGATCCAGGGCCGCGTGTCGGTCTGCGGCGCGTCGATCAGCGCGACGAAGGTGGCGCTGACGCTCGCCGTCCGCCACGCCGAGTCGCGCAAGCAGTTCGGGCCGCCCGACCAGCCCGAGGTCGTGTTGATGGACTACCGCACGCACCAGCGGCGGCTGCTCCCGGCGCTGGCCAAGACCTACGCCCTGCACTTCGCCCAGGAGGAGCTGGTCGCGCGGCTGCACCACGTCTTCACCTCCGACGAGGAGCTGGATCGCGAGAAGCGCGAGCT
The sequence above is a segment of the Conexibacter woesei Iso977N genome. Coding sequences within it:
- a CDS encoding acyl-CoA dehydrogenase, whose product is MAATTTPIVPAPAPSSAEAAPIRALLDGEHAEIRDLARAWLDLASSAPRDFTDRDEHRKQVLDWAHELADAGQTARGFPEEFGGAGQVGGAVAGFETLAFGDLSLLVKCGVQFGLFGGAVLHLGTRKHHEQYLKDITSLRLPGCFAMTESGHGSNVQALGTTATYDEQAGEFIINTPDLAARKDYIGNAARDGRMAAVFAQLIVGGEERGVHALLVPLRDEDGTVLPRIRIEDCGGKLGLDGVDNGRIWFDQVRVPRDALLDRYASVSQDGVYTSPIESSTKRFFTMLGTLIQGRVSVCGASISATKVALTLAVRHAESRKQFGPPDQPEVVLMDYRTHQRRLLPALAKTYALHFAQEELVARLHHVFTSDEELDREKRELETLAAGVKAIATWHATATIQECREACGGLGYLRASRLAALKADTDVFTTFEGDNTVLLQLAAKNLLTDFRDQLGELDPLGTAGFFAKQGFETVAERSAMREFVTRLADDLLPGRDDQEDLSTRDVQLELLRWRADHIKSGVARRLKGGIDAGREPFQVLLDCQDHLIGAARAYVDCVVLEAFAAKLPQVADPAARALLERVCDLYALSTIEADRGWFQEHGRLSSTRSKATIKAVNTLCAELRPHATTLVDAFGVPENALAGMAAEETPF
- a CDS encoding spermidine synthase, giving the protein MARRRSGPEILAQAGDLLVQRDADRPSGRLLRQGDMDASYVDLADPRHLEFDYLRRMRDVVEALRARRIVHVGGAGAALARSLAATDRTGLRRQHVVEVDAEVVELAREHLGLRKLPGLKVKVADGREWLARREDASVDALLIDAFVGARVPRHLATLDALRDAARVVAPGGALAINVVDAPPMDDVRSIGAGLLEVFATVAALGGGPVLRARRQGNVVLVAAHGPLPLERLRVRGAADGASPAALATPDEVGLLCRGTAPWQD